In Ruminiclostridium papyrosolvens DSM 2782, the following proteins share a genomic window:
- a CDS encoding DUF4430 domain-containing protein: MKNKRWLLAILILSILTVAFFCNGNYQKSTTKINEDSIETQAVADKTVCTQSTEIRQNDKKTQIETEKKPEEVINRKEAASSKKLNTDAATKSVENKTDKSVSDTKSKKDKYLTDPVPKGKPKPVEWQSARINKEKNLTCTLSVTCKTILENMDKFNKDKLEVLPSDGTIYKTRKVIFHEGESVFDVLLREMKNNKIHMEFEMTPIYNSNYIEGIHNLYEFDCGELSGWMYKVNGWFPNYGCSRYLLKDGDVIEWIYTCDLGRDIGGGMNVGGIKQ; the protein is encoded by the coding sequence ATGAAAAATAAACGTTGGTTATTAGCTATACTGATACTTAGCATTTTAACAGTTGCGTTTTTTTGTAACGGAAACTATCAGAAAAGTACCACAAAAATTAATGAAGACAGCATTGAAACTCAGGCTGTAGCTGATAAAACTGTTTGTACCCAGAGTACGGAAATACGTCAAAATGATAAAAAAACACAAATTGAAACTGAAAAAAAACCAGAAGAAGTTATAAATAGAAAGGAAGCTGCTTCTTCTAAAAAGTTGAACACTGATGCTGCCACAAAATCAGTAGAGAATAAGACTGACAAATCAGTTTCGGATACTAAAAGCAAAAAGGACAAATACCTTACTGACCCGGTACCCAAGGGAAAACCTAAGCCAGTTGAATGGCAGTCTGCCAGAATTAATAAGGAGAAGAACTTAACCTGTACTTTATCTGTAACCTGCAAAACAATATTGGAAAATATGGATAAATTCAACAAAGATAAGCTTGAGGTACTTCCGTCGGACGGTACTATTTATAAAACCCGAAAAGTAATCTTCCATGAGGGGGAATCGGTGTTTGATGTACTGCTGAGAGAAATGAAAAATAACAAAATCCATATGGAATTTGAGATGACACCCATATACAACAGCAATTACATTGAGGGTATACATAATTTATATGAATTTGACTGCGGAGAGCTGAGCGGTTGGATGTACAAGGTTAATGGCTGGTTTCCAAACTATGGTTGCAGCAGGTATTTGCTAAAGGATGGAGATGTAATTGAATGGATTTATACCTGTGATTTGGGCCGAGACATAGGAGGAGGAATGAACGTGGGAGGTATAAAGCAATGA
- a CDS encoding DUF4430 domain-containing protein — MRKNFKKILCLVMMAAIICTMLTGIAFAADPITVTVRIQGYSAGGNGGSILNEYQVTLNDSTGFTAYDALNKACGDKAISHIALGSGASTYVSSIGGQTEAYFTPNSSYYSGWMFRVWRGASPTTDELPSYSCGAYTMQNGDKMTWYYAIPAESFYTCMSNYTSIQSSYNEGSSFNVNVKAQKFTDIYNWILTGFNDLSGATVKLVRASDGALMASGTTGTNGNVSINVPQVTENTPCYLYVDNKFFTTGALNTGLQYVHSWSKSVTINNVP; from the coding sequence GTGAGAAAAAATTTCAAAAAAATATTATGTCTGGTTATGATGGCGGCTATTATTTGCACAATGCTTACAGGAATAGCATTTGCAGCAGATCCAATAACTGTAACAGTTAGAATTCAGGGCTACAGTGCAGGTGGAAACGGCGGCTCAATTTTAAATGAATATCAGGTAACACTTAACGATTCAACTGGCTTTACAGCATACGATGCGCTGAATAAGGCTTGCGGCGATAAAGCTATAAGCCATATTGCATTAGGAAGCGGTGCGAGTACATATGTATCCAGTATCGGAGGTCAGACAGAAGCATATTTTACACCTAATTCATCCTATTATTCGGGCTGGATGTTCAGGGTATGGAGGGGGGCTTCTCCTACAACCGATGAACTTCCTTCCTATAGCTGTGGAGCTTATACAATGCAGAATGGTGATAAAATGACCTGGTATTATGCAATTCCGGCGGAGTCTTTCTATACCTGTATGAGCAACTACACAAGTATACAATCCTCATATAATGAGGGGAGTTCTTTTAATGTAAATGTAAAGGCTCAGAAATTTACGGATATATATAATTGGATACTTACAGGCTTTAACGACCTTTCAGGGGCAACTGTTAAGCTTGTAAGAGCCTCAGATGGTGCGCTTATGGCAAGCGGTACTACAGGCACAAATGGTAATGTATCAATAAATGTGCCTCAGGTAACTGAGAATACCCCATGCTATTTATATGTAGATAACAAGTTTTTTACTACGGGAGCTTTAAACACCGGACTGCAATATGTCCACTCTTGGAGTAAAAGTGTAACTATTAATAATGTACCATAA
- a CDS encoding DUF2292 domain-containing protein, whose product MVDSMSLKKDNPNGKLSEKEKKLVRILRGIDYGEVKIIVQGNQPVRIEELTKSIKL is encoded by the coding sequence TTGGTTGATTCCATGAGCCTGAAAAAGGATAATCCGAATGGTAAGCTGTCTGAAAAGGAAAAAAAGCTTGTAAGGATTCTTCGGGGGATTGACTATGGTGAAGTTAAAATTATTGTACAGGGTAATCAGCCTGTACGGATTGAAGAACTCACAAAGTCAATTAAGCTTTAG
- a CDS encoding energy-coupling factor transporter transmembrane component T, with amino-acid sequence MKDAFSTFHPIVNFAYFTGVILFGMFFLHPILLGIAMISAFTYSVMLNGKRTIRINLFYMIPMMLLMSLLNPAFNHEGKTILFYLKNGNPITLESILYGIAAACMFVTVILWFSCYNAVMTSDKFIYLFGRIIPSLSLILSMVLRFVPRYAAQIKVISKAQKCIGRDVSQGNILRRAKNGIHIVSIMTTWALENAIETADSMRSRGYGLPNRTSFSLFCFDNRDKAVLTVIMGLVTIVLAGSAAGENTMRFFPSIKAAKVSFSAIIVYCAYLILCILPAFINIMEGVKWRHIESKI; translated from the coding sequence ATGAAGGATGCATTTTCAACCTTTCATCCCATTGTTAATTTTGCATATTTCACTGGGGTAATTCTTTTCGGCATGTTTTTTTTGCATCCCATACTGCTTGGAATTGCCATGATAAGTGCCTTTACATATTCGGTAATGCTAAACGGTAAAAGAACCATAAGGATAAACTTATTCTACATGATACCTATGATGCTGTTAATGTCGTTATTAAATCCTGCATTTAATCATGAGGGAAAGACAATACTTTTTTATCTGAAAAATGGTAATCCAATTACACTTGAATCCATACTTTATGGAATAGCAGCAGCCTGCATGTTCGTTACGGTAATATTATGGTTTTCATGTTATAACGCAGTGATGACCTCGGACAAATTTATTTATTTATTCGGCAGAATCATACCGTCATTATCATTGATTTTATCAATGGTTCTCAGGTTTGTGCCCCGATATGCGGCACAGATAAAAGTAATATCAAAGGCTCAAAAATGCATTGGAAGGGATGTTTCACAGGGAAATATCCTCAGAAGAGCAAAAAATGGAATACACATAGTATCTATTATGACTACCTGGGCATTGGAAAATGCTATAGAAACTGCGGATTCTATGAGGTCACGAGGATACGGACTGCCAAACCGCACCAGCTTTTCACTCTTTTGCTTCGATAATCGTGATAAAGCAGTGCTTACGGTTATCATGGGATTAGTAACTATTGTGCTGGCAGGAAGTGCAGCAGGAGAAAACACAATGCGCTTTTTCCCTTCAATAAAGGCGGCAAAGGTTTCCTTTTCAGCTATTATTGTCTATTGTGCTTATTTAATATTATGTATACTGCCTGCTTTCATAAATATTATGGAGGGTGTCAAATGGAGACATATAGAATCAAAAATTTGA
- a CDS encoding homing endonuclease associated repeat-containing protein: protein MIYLKAENCSQKIQSQESLKSESRDLELAGRQKDLCREYIKLYKKKSDEQLYQYLRDIADELGRVPKKSEVPAFGYIKSRLGKWPRILEDAGIKPVRKKLLEEIEPE from the coding sequence GTGATATATCTGAAGGCAGAAAATTGCAGTCAGAAAATCCAATCTCAAGAGTCTTTAAAGTCAGAAAGCAGGGATTTAGAACTAGCCGGACGGCAAAAAGACTTATGCAGAGAATATATTAAGCTTTATAAGAAGAAAAGTGATGAGCAGCTTTATCAGTACCTTCGTGACATTGCTGACGAGCTTGGCAGGGTGCCAAAAAAGTCAGAGGTTCCGGCTTTCGGGTATATCAAGTCCCGTCTGGGAAAATGGCCGAGAATTCTGGAGGATGCAGGAATCAAGCCTGTTCGAAAAAAACTGCTTGAAGAAATAGAACCAGAGTAA
- a CDS encoding homocysteine S-methyltransferase family protein, which translates to MDKVQFKKLVSQKIQILDGATGTELQKRGMPTGVCPEQWVIENPNAIKEIQKAYIDAGSNIIYTCTFGGNRVKLEEFGLGERTFEINQRLAQLSKETAAGKCLVAGDLASTGRFIKPLGDMSFEACVDIYKEQVQGLLAGGVDLFVIETMLDIQEARAALLAVKESCDLPVCVSMSFDESMRTLTGTDPVTALITLQSLGADAVGCNCSTGPEHMVEIITRMKPYARVPLMAKPNAGLPKLVNNVTVFDMGPEEFGSFAENFIQAGVNIIGGCCGTSPEYIKELYRNCGDLKPRHFEYSEYSAITSSAKTVFFGINKPVAIVGERINPTGKKKLQAELKEGSTNEIRRFALEQMEKGADILDVNVGMPGIDEKEVMLNTVRLLGSVCDAPLCLDSSSPEVLEAALRIYPGRALINSISQEKVKLDKLLPVAAKYGAMFILLPLNDEGVPEKAIQRQVIVQEVFNQASDYGYKKSDIVVDGLVMTVSSNQEAALETLKLIQWCREEFGCGTIVGLSNVSFGLPERGWVNAAFLSMAIAKGLTMAIANPSSDLLMCIKMACDVIMTNDVNSRNYISYFSSMDKPVKDGNEKKEAEKKTCDKIFDAVLNGDNEGIDKLIEKAIAEKTPPQDIVDIYLIPAINQVGKLFDEKKYFLPQLIQSAETMKSGFTFLEPLLKQKGEKEEKEDIVVVIATVKGDIHDIGKNIVGLMLRNYGFKVHDLGKDVSAERIIDEAKKLKAHIVGLSALMTTTMVEMEEVIKLAKEKNVGCKFMIGGAVVDDDYAKTIGADGYSKDAYEAVKLAKKLSIKQAAECN; encoded by the coding sequence ATGGATAAAGTGCAATTTAAAAAACTTGTTTCACAAAAAATACAAATACTTGATGGTGCCACCGGGACTGAACTCCAAAAAAGAGGAATGCCCACAGGTGTTTGTCCTGAACAGTGGGTGATAGAAAACCCTAATGCAATAAAGGAAATTCAGAAGGCTTATATAGATGCAGGCTCAAACATAATTTATACTTGTACCTTTGGTGGAAACAGGGTAAAACTTGAGGAGTTCGGGCTGGGCGAAAGAACCTTTGAAATTAATCAGAGGCTTGCACAGCTTTCCAAAGAAACAGCAGCAGGAAAATGTCTGGTTGCAGGTGATTTAGCTTCCACGGGAAGATTTATTAAGCCTCTTGGTGATATGTCTTTTGAAGCATGTGTGGACATATATAAGGAACAGGTACAGGGGCTGCTGGCAGGGGGAGTTGACTTATTTGTTATAGAGACAATGTTGGATATACAGGAAGCCAGAGCTGCCCTATTAGCTGTCAAAGAGAGCTGTGACTTACCTGTGTGTGTAAGCATGAGTTTTGACGAAAGTATGAGGACACTTACGGGGACTGACCCGGTTACTGCCCTAATAACTCTTCAAAGTCTTGGTGCTGATGCAGTGGGCTGTAATTGCTCTACAGGGCCTGAACATATGGTGGAAATAATAACCAGAATGAAACCATACGCCAGAGTACCTCTTATGGCTAAACCAAATGCAGGCCTGCCAAAGCTTGTGAATAATGTAACTGTTTTTGACATGGGCCCTGAAGAGTTTGGCTCTTTTGCAGAAAACTTTATACAAGCAGGTGTAAATATCATTGGGGGTTGCTGCGGAACTTCGCCGGAGTATATAAAGGAGCTTTACCGGAACTGCGGAGATTTAAAACCACGACATTTTGAGTATAGTGAATATAGTGCAATAACATCATCCGCCAAAACGGTGTTTTTTGGTATTAATAAACCTGTTGCAATTGTTGGAGAGAGGATTAACCCAACTGGTAAGAAAAAACTGCAGGCAGAGCTAAAGGAAGGCTCAACTAACGAAATAAGAAGATTTGCACTTGAACAGATGGAAAAAGGTGCTGATATTCTGGATGTAAATGTAGGTATGCCCGGCATAGATGAGAAGGAAGTAATGCTAAATACAGTAAGACTGCTGGGGAGTGTTTGTGATGCTCCGTTGTGTCTGGATTCTTCATCTCCTGAGGTGCTTGAGGCTGCATTACGAATCTATCCCGGACGTGCTCTTATAAATTCAATATCTCAGGAAAAAGTAAAACTTGATAAATTATTGCCGGTAGCCGCAAAATATGGGGCAATGTTCATACTCCTTCCGTTAAATGATGAGGGAGTTCCCGAAAAGGCTATACAGAGACAGGTTATAGTTCAAGAGGTGTTCAATCAGGCTTCTGATTATGGCTATAAAAAAAGTGATATTGTGGTAGACGGACTTGTTATGACTGTTTCCTCAAATCAGGAGGCAGCACTGGAAACCTTGAAGCTTATACAATGGTGCAGAGAGGAATTCGGATGTGGAACCATTGTGGGACTTTCCAATGTATCTTTCGGTTTGCCTGAAAGAGGTTGGGTGAACGCCGCATTTTTGTCAATGGCTATTGCTAAGGGACTTACAATGGCAATTGCAAATCCCTCCAGTGATTTGCTTATGTGCATTAAAATGGCCTGTGATGTTATTATGACAAATGACGTAAACAGCAGAAATTACATTTCATATTTTAGCAGCATGGATAAGCCTGTTAAGGATGGAAATGAAAAAAAGGAAGCTGAGAAAAAAACCTGTGACAAAATTTTTGACGCAGTTTTAAATGGTGACAATGAAGGTATTGATAAGCTTATAGAAAAGGCAATAGCAGAAAAAACACCACCTCAGGATATTGTTGATATATATTTGATTCCTGCAATTAATCAGGTAGGAAAGCTATTTGATGAAAAGAAATATTTTCTCCCTCAGCTTATTCAAAGTGCTGAAACAATGAAGTCCGGCTTTACATTTTTAGAGCCTCTGCTAAAACAAAAAGGTGAAAAAGAAGAGAAAGAAGATATTGTTGTTGTTATAGCTACAGTAAAAGGAGATATTCATGATATAGGGAAAAACATAGTCGGATTAATGCTTCGAAACTATGGTTTCAAAGTACATGACCTTGGAAAGGACGTAAGTGCAGAGAGAATTATAGACGAAGCGAAGAAATTAAAGGCTCATATAGTAGGTCTTTCTGCCTTAATGACTACCACAATGGTAGAAATGGAGGAAGTGATTAAACTTGCAAAAGAGAAAAATGTAGGCTGTAAGTTTATGATTGGCGGAGCAGTAGTAGATGACGATTATGCAAAAACCATTGGAGCAGACGGATATTCGAAAGATGCCTATGAGGCAGTAAAGCTTGCAAAAAAACTTTCAATTAAACAAGCTGCAGAATGTAATTAA
- a CDS encoding S-layer homology domain-containing protein, translating to MFKKISSLVLLLCILMSSFTGINSVFAYDNPSDFKVNFTEINTNQKDTFPVTRQTIAEALDKATDKLIEKFDDSGFNYQKHWMAIAINGLGKKVPVSYLNDINGGDLPAANSGQYGKYILGILAAGGDPTNINGKNLLAELCNLRDMKNVNTEGGIYTTPFGLLALDAVNYEIPADAGFTRDDIINKLITLANPTGGEDGVGFVLTALGKYYNVNPEVKTAVDKVVTAWAERQGEDGGFGAGAWSAENNVNTAAQVLMGLCFNGKDPQSEQFTKAKGNLISFILSLQNEDGTFNWQKSNAGSLSMATEQATYALDEYLRQLNGEKSIYDFTEKVLEPIDITAPEISTDLSDKSVNASVLTFTAGASDTVDGPVVPVVKLGNNEVEGINGTYKVDLNEGLNTITVSASDSSENKSEKSFAIVYNPKTQEIPDGDKPKVEIPSDNDDYKVNITSEDGSREITVEIPDSKSSKVLADLPLNSSLPEIVAVKGNVTALFPKGIKVTSGNTSQIELITSKDTANNDIKNKVNDIIPSGKKLDSILQAFTMGDSAGIEFDGYVALTFKGMQGKEAAYIQSGKIHPIQKYESDSAGLAGDKSEYAYDSGSDLIVKTKHFTDYIAYSASAVKAPDNGETKKYITLSVDKLTINKGNVISPVQVELQSGDTAWTLLKRELDKRNISCKYRWTEAYGSVYIQSIDGDGEFDHGSGSGWMYNVNGWYPDYGATKYVLKAGDTLQWRYTTNLGADLGEDLGKWENPGGTTTSGEKTTDTSQKDKTQNKEAEEKTKTDNIDLNKIYKDADSVSSWAYKAVGFAAQKGFAGGNKGNFNPKANITRAEFTKIMVSVLGLDIKAKNVIKFNDVNEENWFYPYVNAAYKAGIVSGSGNKFNPNEKITREQMAAIIIKALGVKPIKPTTAIKDINEVTACFKEDVETVTALGLLVGDKGQFNPKGLATREMAAVVALKVYEYRNGEYSQKAEVKKYIEETGALMQKTVSNPAVGSIGGEWTVLSLARSGIKVPDSYYAKYYSNVEKKLKETSGKLHNTKYTEYDRVILALGSIGKDVTKVYGYDLTKPLADFNTLLKQGLNGPVWALIALDSKGYQIPVDKEVAVQTTREKLVEYILSKEIKGGGWSLTSEAPADTDITAMALQALSGYRDNEKVAAAVQRALSFLSAAQQKDGSYISTWSNEASSESLSQVIVALTSLNIDPKKDKRFIKNGNDTLTALLAFYAEGGGFKHTLKGELDPMATDQGMYALVAYERFSNGQKSLYDMVDVKK from the coding sequence ATGTTTAAAAAAATTAGTTCATTAGTACTTTTACTTTGCATATTAATGAGTTCCTTCACGGGAATAAATTCTGTGTTCGCATACGACAATCCGTCTGATTTTAAAGTTAACTTTACGGAGATAAATACTAATCAAAAAGATACTTTTCCTGTTACAAGGCAAACAATTGCAGAAGCATTAGATAAAGCAACGGACAAACTCATTGAAAAGTTTGATGACTCCGGCTTCAACTATCAGAAACACTGGATGGCAATAGCCATTAATGGGCTTGGCAAAAAAGTTCCCGTCTCTTATTTGAATGATATTAATGGAGGAGACCTGCCGGCAGCAAATTCAGGACAATATGGAAAGTATATTCTTGGAATTCTTGCAGCAGGCGGAGACCCCACAAATATCAACGGAAAAAACCTTCTGGCAGAATTGTGTAATTTGAGAGATATGAAAAATGTTAATACCGAGGGAGGCATTTATACTACACCTTTCGGGCTTTTGGCTTTGGATGCGGTTAACTATGAAATTCCGGCCGACGCAGGTTTTACAAGAGATGATATTATTAATAAGCTTATTACACTGGCAAATCCCACAGGGGGAGAAGATGGAGTTGGTTTTGTTTTAACTGCATTGGGAAAATACTATAACGTGAACCCTGAAGTTAAAACAGCCGTAGACAAGGTTGTTACAGCATGGGCAGAAAGACAAGGCGAGGATGGAGGCTTTGGGGCCGGAGCCTGGTCTGCGGAGAATAATGTAAATACGGCTGCGCAGGTATTGATGGGGTTGTGTTTTAACGGAAAAGACCCCCAATCAGAACAATTTACCAAGGCAAAGGGAAATCTTATAAGCTTTATTTTGAGCCTGCAAAATGAGGATGGTACTTTTAACTGGCAAAAAAGTAATGCAGGAAGCCTTTCAATGGCTACAGAACAGGCTACCTATGCATTGGATGAATATCTAAGACAGCTGAATGGCGAGAAAAGCATATATGATTTTACAGAAAAAGTTCTTGAACCCATTGATATTACAGCACCGGAGATATCAACCGATTTGTCGGATAAATCTGTTAATGCATCTGTACTGACCTTTACGGCAGGTGCAAGCGATACGGTTGACGGGCCCGTTGTGCCTGTTGTCAAGCTTGGCAACAATGAGGTTGAAGGAATAAACGGAACCTACAAGGTTGACTTAAACGAGGGCTTAAATACAATAACCGTTAGTGCGTCAGATTCATCAGAGAATAAAAGTGAGAAGAGTTTTGCAATAGTTTATAATCCAAAAACACAGGAAATTCCGGACGGAGATAAGCCTAAAGTTGAAATCCCTTCAGATAATGATGATTATAAAGTTAACATAACCTCGGAGGACGGTAGCAGGGAAATTACTGTAGAAATCCCTGATAGCAAGTCCTCAAAGGTTTTGGCTGATTTACCTTTAAACAGCAGCCTGCCTGAAATAGTTGCAGTCAAGGGAAATGTTACGGCTTTGTTTCCAAAAGGAATAAAGGTAACCTCCGGAAATACATCACAAATTGAGCTGATAACATCAAAAGATACTGCCAATAATGATATAAAGAATAAAGTTAATGATATTATCCCGTCAGGGAAGAAGCTTGATTCAATCCTTCAGGCTTTTACAATGGGAGATAGTGCAGGAATAGAATTTGACGGTTATGTTGCTTTGACCTTCAAAGGAATGCAGGGGAAGGAAGCTGCATATATTCAAAGCGGAAAAATTCACCCTATTCAAAAATATGAAAGTGATTCCGCAGGATTGGCCGGAGATAAAAGTGAGTATGCCTATGACAGCGGAAGTGATTTGATTGTAAAAACAAAGCACTTTACTGACTATATTGCTTACTCGGCAAGTGCTGTTAAAGCTCCGGATAATGGTGAAACAAAGAAATATATAACATTGTCAGTGGACAAGCTTACCATTAATAAGGGTAATGTCATTTCACCTGTACAAGTGGAACTTCAATCAGGAGACACGGCATGGACATTATTAAAAAGAGAATTAGATAAACGGAACATAAGCTGTAAATACAGATGGACGGAAGCATATGGAAGCGTGTATATACAGTCAATAGACGGTGACGGAGAATTTGACCACGGCAGCGGCAGTGGGTGGATGTACAATGTTAATGGATGGTATCCTGATTATGGTGCAACTAAATATGTCCTTAAAGCAGGAGATACGCTTCAATGGAGATATACTACAAATTTAGGTGCAGATTTGGGAGAGGACTTAGGCAAGTGGGAAAATCCGGGAGGAACAACAACTTCAGGAGAAAAGACCACTGATACTTCCCAAAAGGATAAAACACAAAATAAAGAAGCAGAAGAAAAAACAAAAACCGATAACATTGATTTGAATAAAATCTATAAGGACGCAGATTCTGTCTCTTCATGGGCATATAAAGCAGTCGGATTTGCTGCACAGAAAGGTTTTGCAGGAGGAAATAAGGGCAATTTTAACCCTAAGGCTAACATTACAAGAGCTGAATTTACAAAGATAATGGTTTCTGTTCTTGGACTGGATATTAAGGCTAAAAATGTAATCAAGTTCAATGATGTCAATGAGGAAAATTGGTTTTATCCGTATGTTAATGCCGCATATAAAGCCGGAATTGTTTCGGGAAGCGGTAATAAATTTAACCCAAATGAAAAAATTACCCGGGAGCAAATGGCAGCAATCATTATCAAAGCATTAGGAGTTAAGCCAATCAAGCCGACTACTGCGATAAAAGATATTAATGAAGTAACTGCCTGCTTTAAAGAGGACGTTGAAACAGTTACAGCACTTGGATTATTGGTGGGAGATAAGGGACAATTTAATCCAAAAGGGTTAGCAACAAGAGAAATGGCAGCAGTAGTTGCCTTGAAGGTATATGAGTATAGAAATGGTGAATACAGCCAGAAAGCAGAAGTAAAGAAGTATATTGAAGAAACCGGGGCTTTGATGCAAAAAACAGTTTCAAACCCTGCTGTCGGCAGTATAGGGGGCGAGTGGACAGTTTTGTCCCTTGCCCGTTCGGGTATCAAGGTACCTGACAGCTACTATGCTAAGTATTACTCAAATGTAGAAAAGAAGCTTAAAGAAACATCCGGAAAGCTGCACAATACAAAATACACTGAATATGACAGGGTGATTCTGGCACTGGGCTCAATCGGAAAGGATGTTACCAAGGTTTACGGCTATGACCTGACAAAACCTCTGGCTGACTTCAATACCCTATTAAAGCAAGGGCTGAATGGGCCTGTTTGGGCATTAATTGCTCTTGACAGTAAGGGTTATCAAATACCTGTTGACAAGGAGGTTGCAGTACAAACTACCAGAGAGAAACTGGTTGAATACATATTATCAAAGGAAATCAAAGGTGGCGGCTGGTCATTGACTTCAGAGGCTCCTGCTGATACAGATATTACGGCTATGGCTCTGCAAGCACTTTCCGGATACCGTGATAATGAGAAGGTTGCGGCGGCTGTCCAAAGAGCACTTAGTTTCCTGTCAGCTGCACAGCAAAAGGATGGCAGCTATATAAGCACATGGAGTAATGAGGCAAGCAGTGAAAGTCTTTCTCAAGTTATAGTAGCTCTTACTTCACTGAACATAGACCCCAAAAAGGACAAAAGGTTTATAAAAAACGGTAATGACACGCTGACTGCTTTACTGGCATTCTATGCAGAGGGTGGAGGCTTCAAACATACTTTAAAAGGAGAACTTGACCCCATGGCTACTGACCAGGGAATGTATGCACTTGTTGCCTATGAGCGTTTTTCTAACGGTCAAAAGTCCCTTTACGACATGGTTGATGTAAAAAAGTAA